The following coding sequences lie in one Aspergillus puulaauensis MK2 DNA, chromosome 3, nearly complete sequence genomic window:
- a CDS encoding cytochrome P450 (COG:Q;~EggNog:ENOG410PW0K;~InterPro:IPR001128,IPR017972,IPR002401,IPR036396;~PFAM:PF00067;~go_function: GO:0005506 - iron ion binding [Evidence IEA];~go_function: GO:0016705 - oxidoreductase activity, acting on paired donors, with incorporation or reduction of molecular oxygen [Evidence IEA];~go_function: GO:0020037 - heme binding [Evidence IEA];~go_process: GO:0055114 - oxidation-reduction process [Evidence IEA]) has product MFSVRSPEEHQALRRPVAQKFSMSAIRAMEPFADDCTGIFLDAMRSLQGQDVDLGSWLQWYAFDVIGAITFQQQFGFLEKREDVLGMISSIDSALRYAALAGQIPAVHPWLMGNRWVAKLLATQPFFRIPDPSRTIVKYTEECIEEYDRKPAAAHGDRSDFLSWLRGEAAKGKPMSQRDFLNHLSNNLLAGSDTTAISLRAIIYYLVKTPRVYRKLQEEIDAADRAGKLSKYVTYAECLQLPYLQAVMKEAMRCHPGVSYPLERVVPAAGVDLCGVHLDAGTVVGINPAVIHLDKEIFGDDAAEFRPERWTDGADERVKLMDRHLMTFGYGSRTCIGKNISIMEMGKLVPQTLRHFDIEWASDAPEWRVETFWFAKQHGLVCRLTSRAGKNGN; this is encoded by the exons ATGTTCTCAGTCCGCAGCCCAGAAGAGCACCAAgccctccgccgcccagTGGCGCAGAAATTCTCCATGTCTGCCATCCGAGCAATGGAGCCATTCGCGGACGACTGCACCGGCATATTCCTGGACGCAATGCGAAGCCTCCAAGGCCAGGATGTGGACCTGGGCTCCTGGCTACAGTGGTATGCCTTTGACGTGATTGGAGCGATCACCTTCCAGCAGCAATTTGGCTTTCTGGAGAAACGAGAGGACGTGCTAGGCATGATTTCGTCAATTGATTCGGCCTTGCGGTATGCTGCACTCGCTGGCCAGATACCGGCTGTGCACCCCTGGCTTATGGGGAATCGCTGGGTTGCGAAGCTATTGGCTACGCAGCCGTTTTTTCGCATTCCTGATCCTTCACGGACGATTGTGAAG TATACGGAGGAGTGTATCGAGGAATATGACCGCAAACCCGCAGCAGCGCACGGCGACAGATCAGACTTTCTCTCATGGCTGCGTGGGGAGGCCGCAAAAGGGAAGCCAATGTCGCAGCGAGACTTTCTCAATCACCTAAGCAATAACCT ACTGGCCGGCAGCGATACGACTGCGATCTCGCTCCGGGCAATCATTTACTACCTCGTCAAGACCCCAAGAGTATACCGCAAGCTACAAGAGGAGATTGACGCCGCAGACCGAGCCGGAAAGCTATCGAAATATGTCACCTACGCAGAGTGTCTGCAACTACCATACTT ACAGGCAGTCATGAAAGAGGCCATGAGATGCCACCCCGGCGTATCCTACCCGCTCGAAAGAGTCGTGCCAGCCGCCGGTGTTGATTTGTGCGGAGTGCACCTCGATGCCGGAACAGTAGTCGGGATTAACCCGGCCGTGATCCATCTCGACAAAGAGATATTCGGtgacgatgctgcagagTTTCGTCCGGAGCGCTGGACAGACGGCGCTGATGAAAGAGTTAAACTGATGGATCGCCATCTTATGACG TTTGGATATGGCTCGCGCACGTGTATCGGGAAGAACATCTCCATCATGGAAATGGGGAAGTTGGTTCCCCAGACCCTGCGGCATTTCGATATCGAGTGGGCGTCTGATGCCCCGGAGTGGCGGGTTGAGACTTTTTGGTTTGCGAAGCAGCATGGGCTGGTCTGTCGACTTACTTCGCGGGCAGGCAAGAATGGGAATTAG
- a CDS encoding uncharacterized protein (COG:S;~EggNog:ENOG410PRMF) yields the protein MQWETYIQSNGSPSITAIKASLIGQILGFLMGRPKDLLGIDIFNGSIIAWARKARLFSIDEEDVGVGKLQGDDESINAAWRPWADLEERKRIVLAIHLQDAELAKLHNHEPILRHAPEKLPQISSPDLFAAPSAATWKEIYIMTRLPSPRPEIPRMSPAACNGFLTCAILESICALAYENRDCPTSWPLASRKCLDLLIEHYQTSIITTNPTRSSKSDPFCLAILWHSICMRLFTRFDELERACGRDGEAAALKARVYATSWAGSPDATRTLLHAALIQNHFQSLSVGVEPAIHVPMALYYCGIAWTCFTRFGSAASIRPPDAGESPERLDFPEMRSLNINQTQLVNDATNGIQWGKPESPAYFRIVDLLGRITHWRVSGSFASTLLLLVEDVPDLF from the exons ATGCAGTGGGAGACGTATATACAGTCAAATGGATCTCCCTCCATTACCGCCATAAAGGCTTCCCTCATTGGACAGATATTGGGTTTTCTGATGGGT CGGCCAAAAGATCTGCTTGGAATAGACATCTTCAACGGGTCCATAATAGCC TGGGCGCGTAAAGCGAGGCTGTTCTCtattgatgaggaggacgttGGTGTTGGGAAGCTGCAGGGTGATGACGAGTCCATCAATGCTGCATGGAGGCCCTGGGCTGATTtagaggagaggaaaag GATAGTACTGGCTATCCACCTCCAGGACGCTGAATTGGCAAAGCTGCACAACCACGAGCCGATTCTGAGACATGCCCCTGAAAAGCTACCCCAGATATCATCACCAGATCTCTTTGCAGCCCCAAGTGCAGCTACCTGGAAGGAGATATACATCATGACCCGGCTGCCCAGCCCGCGCCCTGAAATTCCACGTATGTCGCCGGCGGCGTGCAATGGATTCCTGACCTGCGCTATCCTCGAGTCCATCTGTGCCCTGGCATACGAGAATAGAGACTGTCCAACATCCTGGCCTCTAGCATCACGGAAATGCCTCGACCTGCTGATAGAACACTATCAAACAAGCATAATaaccaccaacccaacccgtagTAGCAAATCCGACCCATTCTGCCTAGCTATTCTTTGGCACTCCATCTGCATGCGCCTCTTTACGAGATTCGATGAGCTTGAGCGTGCGTGCGGAAGAGACGGCGAAGCTGCGGCCCTGAAAGCCAGGGTATATGCGACCTCGTGGGCGGGCTCTCCGGATGCAACAAGGACGCTGCTCCATGCGGCGCTTATCCAGAACCATTTCCAGTCCCTttctgttggtgttgagccAGCGATCCATGTTCCGATGGCGCTATATTATTGTGGGATTGCGTGGACGTGTTTTACGCGGTTTGGCAGTGCGGCTTCTATCCGACCCCCTGATGCTGGCGAGAGTCCGGAGCGTTTGGACTTCCCAGAGATGAGGTCCTTGAACATAAACCAAACCCAGCTGGTAAATGATGCTACGAATGGGATTCAGTGGGGGAAGCCGGAGTCCCCTGCGTACTTTAGGATTGTTGATTTACTAGGCAGGATTACCCATTGGAGGGTATCTGGGAGTTTTGCGTCTACGCTTTTGTTACTTGTGGAGGATGTTCCggatttattctaa
- a CDS encoding uncharacterized protein (COG:S;~EggNog:ENOG410PRMF;~InterPro:IPR036236,IPR013087;~PFAM:PF00096,PF13894), producing MSSSLPRGRRRQRKTSQEERICSVCSQSFKKAEHLARHFRSHTKERPFMCQVCGKLYARQDTLLRHSRSHHLKGVVPVRQLNDGHNNIGSDPALDQGIDAPSADSSLLLSDHALPELQHGSYTATTSSFPHSPEDVPFGPGGDTCWNEENQRPTFNQPETDTRPWPTLWNSQWDEDWTSLLASNDFDLDAVNQSLLECTGAPQDTAVDHTDSSMPIDPDINHGSTVIQRKWHTFSATPIESGYSTPDRPRSNGTGSQMRTRADDRYRQKLAESLRQRVQPGTLPSTNFLVYLE from the exons ATGTCTTCATCACTGCCTCGAGGACGCCGTCGCCAGCGTAAAACCTCACAAGAGGAGCGAATATGCTCAGTCTGTTCGCAGTCGTTCAAAAAGGCCGAACATCTCGCCCGGCACTTCCGGTCCCACACTAAAGAGCGGCCGTTCATGTGTCAGGTATGCGGCAAGCTATATGCCAGGCA GGATACTCTGCTGCGCCATTCTAGGTCACACCATTTGAAGGGTGTTGTGCCTGTTCGACAGCTGAATGACGGGCACAACAATATCGGAAGCGACCCAGCCCTGGACCAGGGAATTGACGCGCCGTCTGCAGATTCAAGCCTCTTGCTTTCTGATCATGCGTTACCAGAGCTCCAACATGGGTCGTACACCGCTACCACATCGTCATTCCCACACTCCCCTGAGGATGTGCCCTTCGGCCCAGGTGGTGATACATGCTGGAATGAAGAGAACCAACGGCCCACATTTAACCAGCCCGAAACCGACACAAGACCATGGCCGACGCTATGGAATAGTCAGTGGGACGAGGATTGGACTAGCCTGCTCGCCAGTAACGACTTTGATCTTGATGCTGTGAATCAGTCTCTGCTTGAATGTACCGGGGCTCCGCAGGATACCGCTGTGGATCATACAGACAGTTCTATGCCCATTGACCCGGATATTAACCATGGGTCCACTGTAATACAACGAAAATGGCACACCTTTTCAGCGACACCAATTGAATCTGGATATAGTACACCAGATCGCCCTAGGAGCAACGGAACTGGTTCCCAGATGCGCACTCGTGCCGATGATCGATATCGACAGAAGCTGGCAGAGAGTCTCCGGCAGCGAGTGCAGCCTGGCACCTTGCCTTCTACAAACTTTTTGGTATACTTGGAATGA
- a CDS encoding MFS transporter (COG:G;~EggNog:ENOG410PHIB;~InterPro:IPR005829,IPR011701,IPR036259,IPR020846;~PFAM:PF00083,PF07690;~TransMembrane:12 (i80-106o118-141i148-168o174-196i208-231o237-257i308-335o355-374i395-414o420-443i455-476o488-507i);~go_component: GO:0016021 - integral component of membrane [Evidence IEA];~go_function: GO:0022857 - transmembrane transporter activity [Evidence IEA];~go_process: GO:0055085 - transmembrane transport [Evidence IEA]), with protein sequence MESTTPQGSKSLSQCTTPRNNSYAHPEKQDLEKQASVEGLAPSPTKPSIFPETDLSRGIVGWEGQDDPNNPQNFPEGKKLGLLGLISAFTLISPLASSMFAPAVGFMAADFRETNETLLSFTVSVFLIGYTFGPCFLAPLSEIYGRRIVFSCANWFFVVWQIGCALAQNIETEIVCRFFAGIGGAGCITLGAGVIADLFPVEQRGKATAIWGLGPLIGPVAGPIAGGFIGQEAGWRWTFWVLLVAGGVMATAIEVFNQETFAPVLIRWKMEKLAKETGRTDLRNAYDEQTAGPVSVKKALKSGLMRPFILLVKSPIVLLLSTYMALVYGLLYLFFTTISSVFRTKYGFSAGLSGLAYLGIGIGFIAGIAFTASTNDKILLKLTARTGRFEPEMRLPLMIFFASILPISFFWYGWTVYYDVHWIVPIIGMFPFGVAMIGVYIPIQTYVIDCYPKYAASANATLTATRSLVGGLLPLAGPKMFESLGLGWGNSLLGFLALVFVPIPIVFTRYGKVIRERWPVDLDRI encoded by the exons ATGGaatcaacaaccccccaagGCTCGAAAAGCCTGAGCCAGTGTACTACACCGCGAAATAACAGCTATGCCCATCCAGAGAAACAAGATCTCGAAAAGCAAGCCTCAGTCGAAGGACTggcgccatcgccaaccaaGCCCTCCATTTTCCCTGAAACAGACCTCTCACGCGGAATTGTAGGCTGGGAAGGTCAAGATGACCCCAACAATCCTCAGAACTTCCCTGAAGGGAAGAAATTGGGTCTTCTCGGCTTGATCAGTGCATTTACATTGATATCGCCCCTTGCCTCCAGCATGTTTGCCCCTGCTGTCGGCTTCATGGCAGCTGACTTCCGCGAAACAAACGAGacacttctttcttttactGTTAGTGTCTTCCTAATAGGATACACG TTCGGCCCGTGCTTCCTCGCCCCCTTAAGTGAAATCTACGGCCGCCGCATAGTCTTCAGCTGCGCGAACTGGTTCTTCGTCGTCTGGCAGATCGGATGCGCACTCGCCCAGAACATCGAAACAGAGATAGTCTGCCGGTTCTTCGCCGGGATCGGGGGCGCTGGCTGCATCACCCTCGGTGCCGGTGTGATTGCCGACCTGTTCCCCGTTGAGCAGCGCGGAAAGGCCACTGCGATCTGGGGTCTTGGTCCGCTTATTGGGCCTGTTGCGGGGCCTATAGCGGGTGGGTTTATTGGACAGGAGGCTGGATGGCGCTGGACGTTTTGGGTTTTActtgttgctgggggtgtgATGGCGACCGCGATTGAAGTGTTTAACCAGGAGACGTTTGCGCCGGTGCTGATTAggtggaagatggagaagttggCGAAGGAGACAGGACGGACGGATTTGCGGAATGCGTATGATGAGCAAACTGCAGGCCCTGTCAGTGTCAAGAAGGCTCTCAAGTCTGGTCTCATGAGACCGTTCATCTTGCTTGTCAAGTCGCCAattgtcctcctcctttctACTTATATG GCCCTCGTCTACGGCCTCTTATACCTCTTCTTCACGACCATCTCTTCCGTCTTCCGAACCAAATACGGCTTCTCAGCTGGTCTCTCGGGCCTCGCGTACCTaggcatcggcatcggcttCATAGCCGGAATCGCCTTTACCGCAAGCACCAACGATAAAATCCTCCTCAAACTAACCGCGCGCACCGGCCGCTTCGAGCCCGAGATGCGTTTACCGCTaatgatcttcttcgccagcaTCCTGcccatctccttcttctggtaCGGCTGGACAGTCTACTACGATGTCCACTGGATCGTGCCTATAATCGGGATGTTCCCGTTCGGGGTCGCCATGATCGGTGTATACATTCCGATCCAGACGTATGTGATTGACTGCTACCCGAAGTATGCGGCGTCTGCGAATGCGACGCTTACGGCCACGAGGTCGTTggttggggggttgttgcCGCTGGCTGGGCCGAAGATGTTTGAATcactgggactgggatggggGAATTCGTTGCTGGGCTTTTTGGCTTTGGTCTTTGTGCCGATTCCGATTGTTTTTACACGGTATGGCAAGGTTATTCGCGAGAGGTGGCCTGTTGATTTGGATAGAATATAG
- a CDS encoding uncharacterized protein (COG:S;~EggNog:ENOG410Q23X;~TransMembrane:7 (o20-40i52-77o83-108i120-142o162-181i201-223o235-255i)) produces MSSSSTTPEQVGHHKVDNALDIAIVIFSAIAVYNALELSIYLPSSFHRYRSLYFWSMMTSAILGVIPASIGGVLQFFGRQPLWLSMLLQNLGFILMVPNQSVVLYSRLHLISPDKIVLRIVRWLIFGCLALICIPTIILNVGSSYLPHSPPWVRGYSIMERFQITWFTLQECFISGVYIYYTLQLIRLVPTDDKRRHKILFQLLVVNVLVIMLDLVLVILQYLNYYYTHVILKATVYSIKLKLEFAVLGMLVSMVHRRDSDQFWLTEQSPTHGS; encoded by the coding sequence AtgtccagctccagcacaACGCCCGAACAAGTAGGCCACCATAAAGTCGACAACGCCCTggacatcgccatcgtcatcttctccgccatTGCCGTCTACAATGCCCTCGAGCTCTCCATCtacctcccctcctccttccaccGCTACCGCAGCCTCTACTTCTGGTCCATGATGACCTCCGCCATCCTCGGCGTCATCCCGGCCTCCATCGGCGGCGTCCTGCAGTTCTTCGGCCGCCAGCCGCTCTGGCTGAGCATGCTGCTGCAGAATCtcggcttcatcctcatGGTGCCGAATCAGTCGGTCGTCTTGTATTCGCGCCTGCACCTGATCTCGCCCGATAAGATTGTCCTCCGAATCGTGCGCTGGCTGATTTTCGGCTGTCTGGCGTTGATCTGCATCCCgaccatcatcctcaatgTCGGCTCGAGCTACCTCCCCCATTCCCCGCCATGGGTGCGCGGCTACTCCATCATGGAGCGGTTCCAGATAACCTGGTTCACGCTGCAAGAGTGCTTCATCTCGGGCGTGTACATCTACTACACGCTCCAGCTAATCCGACTCGTCCCGACCGACGATAAACGACGGCACAAGATTCTGTTCCAGCTGCTGGTCGTCAATGTGCTTGTGATTATGCTGgatctggtgctggtgattCTGCAGTATTTGAACTACTATTATACCCATGTGATTCTCAAGGCGACGGTGTATAGCatcaagctgaagctggagtttGCGGTGCTGGGCATGTTGGTTTCGATGGTGCATCGGCGCGATTCGGATCAGTTTTGGTTGACGGAGCAGTCGCCGACGCATGGTTCGTAG